The following nucleotide sequence is from Nitrospirota bacterium.
ATCGGCGTATTCTTGTACACGCTTAACCCAGCACCCAGGATGCCTGCTCCTCCCCATCCAACACCGAGACCTCCGACGTTAAAGGAGGATGCCTTGCCGTCCACAGTGGTGGTGCTTATAATCCTTCTGGTCCTGACGTCAACCAATCTTAAGTCCATTGATATATAGGCATCCTTTTTACCAAACTTGATGCCACCCAACATTCCCGGCAGTAATCCTCCGCCTCCAACACCAAGCCCTCCTGCTTCAGGCTCAAAGGCCGTGATGGATCCGAGTATGATAATATCTGCTGATCTCCCATCCACCTGCTCGGGGTGCCTGTTCCTCTTTCACATAACCTGTCTGGGCAAGATCAATCTCTTCTTTTATCTCCTCAAGTTCTTCCCTTCCTCCAAGGACAATAAAGCGGTTTGTCCTGAAAAGTCCGCTTATAAGCATGTCTCTCAGACCATCACCGATTGTGCCCCCACATTTTGCAGCCTTGCACTTTATGCGGGCAACGGATATTCTTGCCTTTGGGCCACTGTAGGTTGCTGCTTGTTGGATGTTTGGGGCGGTTGGTTGTTCTTGAACCCCTGCCGTCATTGTTGCGCAGGAATATAGGAAGACCACAACGAAGAGATAAAGAATGCTCCTTTTAGACAGAAACATGGCTATCCCCCCTTCCTGTTTCTAATCTGTTGCAACTGCAGGCAATATGAGTTTATAAAAAAATTTTAGCGCATGATAACCTCTATGTCAAGTCCTTAATCTTCCTCAAGAACTACAGGGTTCCCTGTAAATTGTGGATTTTTTGTATCAGTGGCCAATACATCGATAAATTTTCAGGCTATAATTGATATATAAGTCAATTATAGCCTGAGTTATCTTTAT
It contains:
- a CDS encoding CsgG/HfaB family protein, coding for MFLSKRSILYLFVVVFLYSCATMTAGVQEQPTAPNIQQAATYSGPKARISVARIKCKAAKCGGTIGDGLRDMLISGLFRTNRFIVLGGREELEEIKEEIDLAQTGYVKEEQAPRAGGWEISRYYHTRIHHGL